One Gossypium hirsutum isolate 1008001.06 chromosome A11, Gossypium_hirsutum_v2.1, whole genome shotgun sequence genomic window carries:
- the LOC107957722 gene encoding uncharacterized protein, whose protein sequence is MGLKNFGEEQMMTPSKLNIGYKEIIEAVVPTEKITLEFFQNEFKKKNVDRRYLDKKKREFLDLRQGNKFEEGLNDEIRMMIGGTEIREFVVLSDRAQKLEEKSKEEFSRATSAPERSRKSRSRLSNYKASDRPAVSVGSVQNTQRPKCQYCGRSHLGECRSKLGACYKCGVTDHFIRDCPQLQVEEVEQKEKQKTPPQKGRRSGQSSATGATRSGMKDIANRSEVRAPAHTYAIRAREEATVSDVIAGTFYLYDVPVYALIDPGSIHHYSKIDF, encoded by the exons atggggctgaagaatttcggggaaGAACAGATGATGACCCCGTCAAAGTTGAATATTGGCTACAAA GAAATAATAGAAGCTGTTGTACCGACTGAGAAGATCACTTtggaatttttccaaaatgaatttaagaagaaaaatGTTGATAGAAGATATCTggataagaagaaaagagaatttctcGACTTGCGACAGGGAAACAa ATTCGAAGAAGGGCTAAATGATGAGATCAGAATGATGATAGGGGGCACTGAGATACGAGAATTCGTTGTTCTATCAGATCGTGCTCAGAAACTTGAAGAA AAATCTAAAGAGGAATTCAGTCGAGCCACTTCAGCACCGGAAAGATCGAGAAAGAGTAGATCAAGACTATCTAATTATAAGGCATCTGATAGACCTGCTGTTAGCGTGGGTAGTGTACAAAATACCCAAAGGCCTAAGTGTCAATATTGTGGAAGAAGTCACCTCGGTGAATGTAGAAGTAAGTtaggggcttgttataaatgtggggtCACTGATCACTTTATTCGTGATTGTCCCCAACTACAAGTAGAAGAAGTGGAACAGAAGGAGAAACAGAAAACTCCTCCTCAAAAAGGAAGACGCTCTGGTCAGAGCAGTGCTACTGGGGCTACTCGTTCGGGTATGAAAGATATTGCTAATCGATCAGAAGTTAGGGCCCCTGCTCATACTTATGCCATTCGAGCAAGAGAAGAAGCAACAGTTTCGGATGTAATTGCCGGTACTTTTTATCTTTATGATGTTCCTGtatatgctttaatagaccctgggtCTATTCATCACTACAGCAAAATtgacttttag